Below is a genomic region from Telmatobacter sp. DSM 110680.
TTGCCAGCGCTCCAACAGATGTGAAACTGACAAAACAAAGGAATGGACGAGTTGCCATGAAACTAAAAACGCTTTCATCGTTTGGAGCAATTCTCTCCGCTACAGTTTTTCTCTTTGCGTCCGCAATGACCCCGGTTCAACTAGCTTCAGCACAAACGGCCGGAGCTCGCCCGTGTGATCTCTACGCCACAGCGACTCCTTGCGTTGCCGCTATCAGCACGACACGCGCTTTGTACAAGTCATATTCCGGCCCGCTCTACGAAGTCACTCGGGCGTCAGACAAGACATCGACCAGCATCGGCCTACTCCGCGATGGGTTCGCCAATGCTGCCGCGCAGGACGCGTTCTGCGCCGGCACCTCCTGCACTATAACCAAGATCTACGATCAGTCACCGAACCACAATGACCTCACGCCCGCGCCTGCTGGTGGCGCTGCTCATGGCCTGGGTCCCAACGGCTACGACATACCGGCCGTGGCGAATGCTCTTTCGCTGGTGGCGGGGAAGCACAAGGTTTACGGCGTCGCGATCTCTCCGGGCATGGGATACCGCAACGACAGTGCGAAGCAAACAGCAGTTAACGGTGCGCCCGAGGGTGTCTACATGGTTAGCTCGGCTCTCAATCTGAACGAGAAGTGCTGCTTCGACTTCGGCAACGCCGAGACTAACAATCTCGATAACCAAGCTGGTCATATGGACGCCATCAACATCATGTGTCACGGCAACCCATGCAGTCCCGACGCAGGACTCGACATGGAGGATGGAATTTATGGCCATCTCAAGGTGCCCGCCGGCACCACTTTCGTCACAGACATGGGCGCGAGCGACGGGCAGCATAGCTTCGCCATTTATCAAGGAAACGCGCAGGCGGGAGCGTTAACCTCGACCGGCGTGATTCCGCTCCCCAAGGGCTATCAACCAATGAAGCAGGAGGGAGCGATCATCCTTGGCATCGGTGGCGATAACAGCAACTGGGCGAGTGGCTATTTCTTTGAAGGTGTGATGACGAAGGGAATGCCGAGCGCGAACGCGATGGAAGCGGTGCAGCGCAACATTGTCGCGGCTGGTTACAGCGGCGAACTAAAGCGTTAAGACCCTCACTCCGCTCGCAGGATCTCGGTGGGGTCTGTGCGCAGTGCCCGAAGCACGGCAGGAAGCGTCGCAAAGAGCGCAGTCAGCAGAATGGCACACGCCGGCAACGCGATCATATCCGCGTCGGTTGCTTTCACCTGGTAGAAAAGCGACGCGACATAGCGCGCCGCGCCGAATCCGAGCGCGACGCCGGCGCAACCTCCGAGCGCGATCATCAGGAAGACATCGAGAGTCACCAGCCGCACGATGCCTGCCCGTGTCGAGCCAATCGCCATGCGAATACCGATCTCGCGGCGACGCTGGAGGACGGAGTAGTTGAGCACAGCGTAGAGTCCGATTCCGGCGAGCAGCAGCGCGACAACCGCAAAGAATCCGGCGAGCGTAGCGATCATGCGTTCGCGAATAGTCTGGTCGCGGACCAGATCGAGCTGCGTGGTGATGTTCGAGACGCGAAGTCCATTGTTGCGCTGCGCGATGAGCTGTCGGAGAGAGTTAGCGAGGGCAAGCGGGTTTTGGCCGCCGGTGTGAATGATGAAGGTGGCGAAGCTAATGGCACTGGGAGAGGATTTGTCATCGATTGCGTTGAAGGGGGCATAGAAGACGGCGCGGTTGGGCTCGCGCAAATCGTGGTCCGGAATGTCAGGGGTGACACCGATGATCTTGTTAAGAGGCTGATTGGCGCCGCGTTCAAATGTGCGGCCAATGGGATCTTGTCCGGGAAAGAATGTCCTGGCAAAAGTTTCGTTTACGATGGCTGCTCCAGGCGAGACGTCATCAGCGCTAAAGTCGCGGCCCGAAATCACGGGGATCTTCATCGTCGCGAGCCAGCCGGGAGACACATTCAGGAAAAATGCTGGAGTCGGACTGGGCGGCGCGCCGTTGATGGAGATTTCGCTGTTGATTTTGATGCGTCCAAGCAGTGGCCAGCCCGAGATGGCGACCGAGTCCACACCCGGAGCGGCGCGAAGCGCCTCCGCGGTTTGATTCCAGACGACGGGGAGCTGGCCTTTGCCGGCAACGGTTTCAAGCAGCAGCAGTCGGTCGGTGGAGAATCCCAGGGGACGGTTCTGCAGGCGTTCAAAGGACGTGACAAAAAGCGAAGACAGAAAAAGGACGAGGCAGCAGAAAGCGACCTGGAGAGCAATGGCTCCATGCATGAGACGGCGCGGCGAGTGCGGATCTTCACTACCCTTGAGCGCCGCAACCGGCCTGACGGCAGAGACACGCAGAGCAGGAAGCAAGCCAAGCACCAGGACGACCAAGATGATGAGTCCGAAGCCGAAGAGTAGCACACGCCAGTCGGCAGAAAGGGCGAGGCGCGCCGGGTTGTCAGGCGGATTCACCAGGCTGAGC
It encodes:
- a CDS encoding arabinofuranosidase catalytic domain-containing protein, giving the protein MKLKTLSSFGAILSATVFLFASAMTPVQLASAQTAGARPCDLYATATPCVAAISTTRALYKSYSGPLYEVTRASDKTSTSIGLLRDGFANAAAQDAFCAGTSCTITKIYDQSPNHNDLTPAPAGGAAHGLGPNGYDIPAVANALSLVAGKHKVYGVAISPGMGYRNDSAKQTAVNGAPEGVYMVSSALNLNEKCCFDFGNAETNNLDNQAGHMDAINIMCHGNPCSPDAGLDMEDGIYGHLKVPAGTTFVTDMGASDGQHSFAIYQGNAQAGALTSTGVIPLPKGYQPMKQEGAIILGIGGDNSNWASGYFFEGVMTKGMPSANAMEAVQRNIVAAGYSGELKR
- a CDS encoding ADOP family duplicated permease, which gives rise to MSLWSRISNAVRGERLNREIDEELQLHIDEAIASGRDPKEAYRAFGSTLRTREASHSIRAAGWLESVLADVRFGWRQLCRNKLTSAAAVLSLALGIGSCVGAFRLIDALLWRPLPISGSSNLYVLSRKMTGLYGRPVEDDHWATPEFKLMRDAVKDQAELIAISDADRTDITWATSGSTDDAIEKAHVVYVSGNMFPVFGLEPALGRLLIPADDRGPGTSPYAVLSWDYWNHRFGRDPHVLGRSLHVGDQNFEIIGVGPHDFTGTETGTVTDIFLPLSMNGMASEERADWHHIFLMLKPGANAATTLEPMRQHLTAVNRAFGSACSTCYRGETKDSVERFLNQTLVFNSAGAGISDLQKEYRRLLSVLGLMVALVLIIACVNVANMMTAQAAARAQEMALRISIGAGRRRLVQLILAQSALLALLASALGAFFAAWSAPFVLSLVNPPDNPARLALSADWRVLLFGFGLIILVVLVLGLLPALRVSAVRPVAALKGSEDPHSPRRLMHGAIALQVAFCCLVLFLSSLFVTSFERLQNRPLGFSTDRLLLLETVAGKGQLPVVWNQTAEALRAAPGVDSVAISGWPLLGRIKINSEISINGAPPSPTPAFFLNVSPGWLATMKIPVISGRDFSADDVSPGAAIVNETFARTFFPGQDPIGRTFERGANQPLNKIIGVTPDIPDHDLREPNRAVFYAPFNAIDDKSSPSAISFATFIIHTGGQNPLALANSLRQLIAQRNNGLRVSNITTQLDLVRDQTIRERMIATLAGFFAVVALLLAGIGLYAVLNYSVLQRRREIGIRMAIGSTRAGIVRLVTLDVFLMIALGGCAGVALGFGAARYVASLFYQVKATDADMIALPACAILLTALFATLPAVLRALRTDPTEILRAE